Proteins from a single region of Theobroma cacao cultivar B97-61/B2 chromosome 10, Criollo_cocoa_genome_V2, whole genome shotgun sequence:
- the LOC18587413 gene encoding uroporphyrinogen decarboxylase, producing the protein MSCSSVSSFTSSLFVPPKKSSFSNHKRRFIPCSRGGTVVEPKATATAEPLLLNAVRGQDVERPPVWLMRQAGRYMKSYQIICEKYPSFRERSENVDLVVEISLQPWNVFKPDGVILFSDILTPLSGMNIPFNIVKGKGPVIFDPLGSAADVDKVREFNPEESVPYVGEALTILRREVDNEAAVLGFVGAPFTLASYVVEGGSSKNFTKIKRLAFSQPKVLHSLLQKFATSMANYIRYQADNGAQVVQIFDSWATELSPVDFEEFSLPYLKQIVDSVKQTQPDLPLILYASGSGGLLERLALTGVDVVSLDWTVDMAEGRKRLGHDIAVQGNIDPGVLFGSKEFITNRINDTVRKAGKGKHVLNLGHGIKVGTPEENVAHFFEVAKAIRY; encoded by the exons GGACTGTAGTAGAACCAAAAGCTACCGCCACTGCTGAACCCCTGTTGCTCAATGCTGTTCGAGGGCAAGATGTTGAACGACCACCAGTTTGGCTTATGAGGCAAGCAGGGAGGTACATGAAG AGCTACCAAATTATCTGTGAAAAGTATCCATCCTTTCGTGAAAGATCAGAAAATGTTGATCTTGTTGTTGAGATTTCACTGCAGCCATGGAATGTTTTCAAGCCTGATGGg GTGATTTTATTCTCAGACATTCTTACTCCTCTCTCTGGGATGAACATACCTTTCAACATTGTGAAAGGTAAGGGTCCGGTTATCTTTGATCCTCTAGGCAGTGCTGCTGATGTTGATAAAGTGAGAGAATTCAATCCTGAGGAGTCAGTTCCATATGTTGGTGAAGCATTGACAATCTTGCGAAGAGAG GTAGATAACGAAGCTGCTGTTCTGGGTTTTGTTGGTGCTCCATTCACTTTAGCATCATATGTGGTTGAAGGTGGTTCATCAAAGAACttcaccaaaataaaaagattggcTTTCTCTCAACCCAAG GTACTTCATTCTTTGCTTCAGAAATTTGCAACCTCCATGGCGAACTACATTCGATACCAAGCTGACAATGGAGCCCAAGTGGTTCAAATTTTTGACTCTTGGGCAACAGAGCTCAGTCCAGTGGATTTTGAGGAGTTCAGCCTGCCCTATTTGAAGCAAATTGTAGACTCTGTAAAACAAACCCAGCCAGATCTTCCTTTAATCCTTTACGCAAGTGGATCTGGGGGCTTGTTAGAGAGGTTAGCTTTAACAGGCGTGGATGTAGTTAGCTTAGATTGGACTGTTGACATGGCCGAAGGTAGAAAGCGACTAGGACATGATATTGCTGTGCAGGGAAATATTGATCCTGGTGTCCTTTTTGGCTCGAAGGAGTTCATCACCAATCGGATAAATGATACTGTGAGAAAAGCTGGTAAAGGGAAACATGTATTGAATCTAGGTCATGGGATTAAAGTAGGTACACCTGAGGAAAATGTTGCTCATTTCTTTGAGGTTGCTAAGGCAATCAGATACTGA
- the LOC18587414 gene encoding CBL-interacting protein kinase 18, producing the protein MENTGKVLMQKYEFGRLLGQGNFAKVYYARNIESSQSVAIKVIDKEKVLKVGMIDQTKREISVMSLVKHPNILELYEVMASKSKIYFVMEYAKGGELFNKVAKGKLREDMARKYFQQLISAVDFCHSRGVYHRDLKPENLLLDEDGILKVSDFGLSALTESKHQDGLLHTTCGTPAYVAPEVINRKGYDGAKADIWSCGVILYVLLAGYLPFHDSNLIAMYRKISKADYKFPGWFSPEVTKLLSRILNPNPKARISIAKIMSNPWFKKGFNSKPVQRKDEKELAHVDIDAVFGSETNHIAFEAKKDMAKLTNLNAFDIISLSSGFDLSGLFAENDKKKDVQFTSMHTASTITSKLEDIAQHLKLKVKKDGGLLKLEGSNGGRKGALAIDAEIFEFTPSFHLVELRKFSGDTLEFRKTLQQDVRPALKDIVWAWQGEQQQQQQQQQHLQSS; encoded by the coding sequence ATGGAAAATACGGGGAAGGTGTTgatgcaaaaatatgaatttggaAGATTGTTAGGGCAAGGAAACTTTGCTAAAGTTTACTATGCTAGGAACATTGAAAGTAGTCAGAGTGTGGCGATTAAGGTCATTGACAAGGAGAAGGTTTTGAAAGTAGGGATGATTGATCAAACCAAGCGGGAGATATCTGTTATGAGCCTGGTTAAACACCCTAATATCTTGGAGCTCTATGAGGTCATGGCCAGCAAAAGCAAGATTTACTTTGTTATGGAGTATGCCAAAGGTGGTGAGCTCTTCAATAAGGTAGCAAAAGGAAAGCTGAGAGAAGACATGGCAAGGAAGTATTTTCAACAACTGATCAGTGCAGTTGATTTTTGCCACAGCAGAGGTGTTTACCATCGGGATTTAAAGCCGGAAAACTTACTCCTGGATGAAGATGGAATTCTAAAAGTATCAGATTTTGGTTTGAGTGCCCTTACTGAGTCAAAGCATCAAGATGGGTTACTCCACACAACTTGTGGAACCCCTGCCTATGTAGCTCCTGAAGTTATAAACAGAAAGGGTTATGATGGGGCCAAGGCTGACATCTGGTCTTGTGGGGTGATCCTCTATGTTCTACTGGCTGGTTATCTGCCATTCCATGATTCAAATCTAATAGCAATGTACAGGAAAATAAGCAAGGCAGACTACAAATTTCCTGGTTGGTTTTCACCTGAGGTGACCAAGCTGCTGTCAAGAATCCTCAATCCTAACCCAAAAGCTAGAATATCAATTGCAAAAATAATGTCAAATCCTTGGTTCAAAAAGGGATTCAACTCCAAACCAGTACAGAGAAAAGATGAAAAGGAATTGGCACATGTCGATATTGATGCAGTTTTTGGTTCTGAGACTAACCACATTGCATTTGAAGCAAAGAAAGACATGGCTAAGCTCACTAATTTGAATGCCTTTGATATCATTTCCTTATCAAGTGGGTTTGATTTGTCCGGATTGTTTgcagaaaatgataagaagaaGGACGTACAGTTTACTTCCATGCATACTGCCTCTACCATCACATCTAAACTAGAGGACATTGCTCAACATTTGAAGTTAAAAGTTAAGAAGGATGGAGGACTGCTGAAACTGGAAGGATCAAATGGAGGTAGAAAAGGCGCATTGGCTATTGATGCAGAAATATTTGAGTTTACCCCATCTTTCCATTTAGTAGAGCTGAGGAAGTTCAGTGGTGATACATTGGAGTTCCGGAAGACGTTGCAACAGGATGTTAGACCAGCTCTCAAGGATATTGTTTGGGCTTGGCAAGGTgagcagcagcagcaacagCAACAACAACAGCATCTGCAGTCATCCTAA